The following proteins are encoded in a genomic region of Takifugu flavidus isolate HTHZ2018 chromosome 3, ASM371156v2, whole genome shotgun sequence:
- the LOC130523112 gene encoding serine protease 27-like → MAASQVLHHVAVLILLMLGGCRSQLPECGVAVTNNRIVGGSDASPGSWPWQVSLNEFGVSHCGGSLITKDWVLTAAHCIDDYRGITVYLGRHSQSGSNPKEESRTIKQAVCHPRYDFLTIDNDICLLQLSAPVNFTDNIYPVCLAAADSTFHNGTSSWVTGWGANSNGELEDILQEVKVRVVGNNECKCSHAVLTENMICAGVREGGKDACQGDSGGPLVVKHINGSIWIQSGIVSSGDGCGQPSIPGVYTRVSKYQNWISNITGSTRPGFVTFSSSGVDSDSGFACPTPSSPPSTTPPTTMAPTPADTTTAVSNTPNFTTKDKSIFGSSENVAHFLFAANVASLGSLVLLLHGVGDY, encoded by the exons atggctgCCTCCCAGGTTCTGCATCACGTAGCCGTGCTGATCCTGCTCATGCTGGGAG GTTGTCGATCACAGCTACCAG AATGTGGAGTTGCCGTGACCAACAACAGGATTGTGGGAGGCTCGGACGCGTCTCCAGGAAGTTGGCCCTGGCAAGTCAGTCTAAACGAATTTGGGGTGTCTCATTGCGGAGGGTCCCTGATTACCAAAGACTGGGTGCTAACCGCCGCTCACTGCATAGA TGACTACAGGGGGATAACGGTTTATCTGGGTCGTCACAGCCAGTCGGGTTCAAACCCAAAGGAAGAGTCGCGGACCATTAAACAAGCCGTGTGCCACCCTCGGTACGACTTCCTGACCATAGACAACGAcatctgcctcctccagctgtcgGCTCCTGTCAACTTCACAGATAATATATATCCAGTCTGCCTGGCCGCGGCGGACAGCACTTTCCATAACGGAACCAGCAGCTGGGTCACCGGATGGGGAGCGAACAGCAACG GCGAGTTGGAAGACATCCTCCAGGAAGTGAAGGTGCGGGTGGTGGGAAACAATGAGTGTAAATGTTCCCATGCAGTCCTGACAGAGAACATGATCTGTGCCGgcgtgagagagggagggaaggatgcCTGTCAG GGCGACTCAGGAGGTCCTCTCGTGGTCAAACACATTAACGGCAGCATCTGGATCCAGAGTGGCATCGTGAGCTCTGGTGACGGCTGCGGTCAGCCCAGCATACCCGGAGTTTACACACGCGTCTCCAAGTACCAGAACTGGATCAGCAACATCACCGGGAGTACCCGGCCGGGCTTCGTCACATTCTCCTCATCTGGAGTTGACAGCGACTCGGGCTTCGCCTGCCCAACGCCGTCATCACCCCCGTCAACGACGCCCCCGACAACAATGGCCCCAACCCCAGCCGACACAACCACGGCGGTCAGCAACACGCCAAATTTCACGACCAAAGACAAAAGCATATTTGGCAGCAGTGAAAACGTGGCGCACTTCTTGTTTGCCGCTAACGTCGCCTCGCTTGGTTCTCTGGTTCTGTTGCTGCATGGGGTCGGTGACTACTGA
- the ccnb3 gene encoding G2/mitotic-specific cyclin-B3 isoform X1 codes for MPVTRPKKTTAAAGSKIPKPAKVGSENQEEGPQVKRSSSPPHGAPKKRTAFIDITNAVGPSLTDAGVVLGTESREAETLWRRPRAQAHKVQISIPGRKKEAVKKPVKKIGAASVPTKNRDNLKKSLPVTSDRPKAERETVDKEEERAASAPGEEPATSAPPAVREVPAHLRKPDIPPEFDIDSENCDDCYLCPEYAKEIFDYLKQREEKFVLADYMHMQPSLNAEMRAILVDWLVEVQENFELFHETLYLAVKMTDHYLSKTPVDREMLQLVGSTAMLIASKFEERSPPCMEDFLYICDDAYRREELISTEASMLQTLVFDINIPIPYRFLRRYAKCVKAGMDTLTLARYYCEMSLMDMELVPERGSLLASACLLMALLTKDLGGWTPILQFHSGYQKSDLAPVIRKLHAALSAPPDDKLKAIRNKYSHKVFFEVATLPLVDLEVLEEALSH; via the exons ATGCCCGTAACGAGGCCGAAGAAGACCACCGCGGCCGCCGGGAGCAAAATCCCCAAGCCTGCTAAAGTGGGCTCCGAGAACCAG GAAGAAGGGCCCCAGGTGAAGAGGTCATCCTCCCCGCCTCATGGAGCCCCGAAGAAGCGCACGGCCTTCATCGACATCACCAAT GCCGTCGGCCCGAGTCTGACGGACGCAGGCGTCGTCTTGGGGACAGAGAGTAGGGAAGCGGAGACGCTCTGGCGGCGGCCTCGTGCTCAG GCTCACAAGGTTCAGATCAGCATTCcgggcaggaagaaggaagcggTGAAGAAGCCGGTCAAGAAAATCGGCGCCGCCTCGGTGCCGACCAAGAACCGGGACAACCTGAAGAA GTCACTGCCGGTGACCTCTGACAGGCCCAAagcggagagagagacggtcgacaaggaggaggagagagctgccTCGGCTCCTGGGGAAGAACCCGCGACCTCGGCTCCCCCTGCTGTCCGGGAAGTGCCGGCACACCTCCGGAAACCAGAC ATCCCGCCGGAGTTTGACATCGACTCTGAGAACTGCGACGACTGTTACCTGTGTCCCGAGTACGCCAAGGAGATCTTTGACTACCTGAAGCAGCGCGAG GAGAAGTTCGTCCTGGCCGACTACATGCACATGCAGCCCAGCCTCAACGCGGAGATGAGGGCCATCCTCGTGGACTGGCTGGTCGAGGTGCAG GAGAACTTCGAGCTGTTCCACGAGACCCTGTACCTGGCCGTGAAGATGACCGACCACTACCTGTCCAAGACCCCCGTCGACAGGGAGATGCTGCAGCTGGTCGGCTCCACCGCCATGCTCATCGCCTCCAAGTTTGAG GAGCGCAGCCCGCCCTGCATGGAGGACTTCCTGTACATCTGCGACGacgcctacaggagggaggagctTATCTCCACGGAGGCCAGCATGCTGCAGACGCTGGTGTTTGACATCAACATCCCCATCCCCTACCGATTCCTCAGGCGCTACGCTAAG TGTGTGAAAGCAGGCATGGACACGCTGACTCTGGCCCGTTACTACTGCGAGATGAGCCTCATGGACATGGAGCTGGTGCCGGAGAGGGGCTCGCTGTTGGCCTCGGCCTGCCTGCTGATGGCGCTGCTCACCAAAGACCTGGGGGGATGG ACTCCCATCCTGCAGTTCCACTCCGGCTATCAGAAGTCCGATTTGGCGCCGGTCATCCGGAAGCTCCACGCCGCACTCTCGGCTCCTCCCGACGACAAACTCAAAGCCATCAGGAACAAATACTCCCACAA GGTGTTTTTCGAGGTTGCGACTCTTCCTCTGGTGGAcctggaggttctggaggaaGCTTTATCCCACTAA
- the ccnb3 gene encoding G2/mitotic-specific cyclin-B3 isoform X2, translating to MPVTRPKKTTAAAGSKIPKPAKVGSENQEEGPQVKRSSSPPHGAPKKRTAFIDITNAHKVQISIPGRKKEAVKKPVKKIGAASVPTKNRDNLKKSLPVTSDRPKAERETVDKEEERAASAPGEEPATSAPPAVREVPAHLRKPDIPPEFDIDSENCDDCYLCPEYAKEIFDYLKQREEKFVLADYMHMQPSLNAEMRAILVDWLVEVQENFELFHETLYLAVKMTDHYLSKTPVDREMLQLVGSTAMLIASKFEERSPPCMEDFLYICDDAYRREELISTEASMLQTLVFDINIPIPYRFLRRYAKCVKAGMDTLTLARYYCEMSLMDMELVPERGSLLASACLLMALLTKDLGGWTPILQFHSGYQKSDLAPVIRKLHAALSAPPDDKLKAIRNKYSHKVFFEVATLPLVDLEVLEEALSH from the exons ATGCCCGTAACGAGGCCGAAGAAGACCACCGCGGCCGCCGGGAGCAAAATCCCCAAGCCTGCTAAAGTGGGCTCCGAGAACCAG GAAGAAGGGCCCCAGGTGAAGAGGTCATCCTCCCCGCCTCATGGAGCCCCGAAGAAGCGCACGGCCTTCATCGACATCACCAAT GCTCACAAGGTTCAGATCAGCATTCcgggcaggaagaaggaagcggTGAAGAAGCCGGTCAAGAAAATCGGCGCCGCCTCGGTGCCGACCAAGAACCGGGACAACCTGAAGAA GTCACTGCCGGTGACCTCTGACAGGCCCAAagcggagagagagacggtcgacaaggaggaggagagagctgccTCGGCTCCTGGGGAAGAACCCGCGACCTCGGCTCCCCCTGCTGTCCGGGAAGTGCCGGCACACCTCCGGAAACCAGAC ATCCCGCCGGAGTTTGACATCGACTCTGAGAACTGCGACGACTGTTACCTGTGTCCCGAGTACGCCAAGGAGATCTTTGACTACCTGAAGCAGCGCGAG GAGAAGTTCGTCCTGGCCGACTACATGCACATGCAGCCCAGCCTCAACGCGGAGATGAGGGCCATCCTCGTGGACTGGCTGGTCGAGGTGCAG GAGAACTTCGAGCTGTTCCACGAGACCCTGTACCTGGCCGTGAAGATGACCGACCACTACCTGTCCAAGACCCCCGTCGACAGGGAGATGCTGCAGCTGGTCGGCTCCACCGCCATGCTCATCGCCTCCAAGTTTGAG GAGCGCAGCCCGCCCTGCATGGAGGACTTCCTGTACATCTGCGACGacgcctacaggagggaggagctTATCTCCACGGAGGCCAGCATGCTGCAGACGCTGGTGTTTGACATCAACATCCCCATCCCCTACCGATTCCTCAGGCGCTACGCTAAG TGTGTGAAAGCAGGCATGGACACGCTGACTCTGGCCCGTTACTACTGCGAGATGAGCCTCATGGACATGGAGCTGGTGCCGGAGAGGGGCTCGCTGTTGGCCTCGGCCTGCCTGCTGATGGCGCTGCTCACCAAAGACCTGGGGGGATGG ACTCCCATCCTGCAGTTCCACTCCGGCTATCAGAAGTCCGATTTGGCGCCGGTCATCCGGAAGCTCCACGCCGCACTCTCGGCTCCTCCCGACGACAAACTCAAAGCCATCAGGAACAAATACTCCCACAA GGTGTTTTTCGAGGTTGCGACTCTTCCTCTGGTGGAcctggaggttctggaggaaGCTTTATCCCACTAA